A part of Anser cygnoides isolate HZ-2024a breed goose chromosome 17, Taihu_goose_T2T_genome, whole genome shotgun sequence genomic DNA contains:
- the GOLGA3 gene encoding golgin subfamily A member 3 isoform X1 → MDTSSVQQDILLDDRSSNGVPNTSEEVVDCKAKLDLPVTRDEINTTSVNISEVPNEEESLKINIKVDACQNGPESLFPDSPISFDPTSIPQGQESSPGVTGFHDSLRKSQGTSAEGIVLRKEALQSLKLSLPMQETELCSAESSLPLENEEQIRLQARRRLEEQLKQYRVKRHQERSTSKNRPSSTLDPELMLNPEILPRASTVAMTKEYSFLRTSVPRGPKLGSLGLPASSKERRSSKSSKSSKIRSLADYRSEDSDSRNATGSLLATDLPGGMLKQSRSGPTSVVSEISLPSDTDDRIENSSLAGDSISEIDGSEVGMRLDGNESDSSTYSSVSGKVVFNSLQNAEGKQSIPYTINGQKIHPDAMGQFPSISEVLQAAAVEHQAQEQELNGEVRSRRDSISSSVSMESSIAGTHDEMLQVLKEKMRLEGQLEALSVEANQALKEKTELQAQLAALNMKLQAQMEHSQNSQQKQESLSSEVATLKQSCWDLERAMADLQNTLEAKNASLASSNNDLQLAEEQYQRLMLKVEDMQKSVLTRDSTVHDLRQQLASLQNQLHKVQLERTTLTNKLKASETEITSLQNVRQWYQQQLVLAQEARVRLQSEMANIQAGQMTQAGVLEHLKLENVALSQQLTETQHRSIKEKERIAAQLQNIEADMLDQEAAFMQIQEAKTMVEEDLQRKLEEFEDEKEQLQKMADSAATLEQELDQVKLTLHQRDLQLESLQQEHLDLMKQFTMTQETLHTKEQSLDDLQTQYDELKARLEEFQSDATSKDDTIQYLQNEKIVLEVALQTAKASQEQLDKGTKRLEEDTEVASEVLEQLRQEMAIKSSQVENLQQENVSLRKQVQKVKEQFLQQKVMVEAYRRDASSKDQLISELKATKKRLDSEVKELKRELLKIQVEKQSLESEHSKLQKEVSQVHQQMVEIENHLQSVQKERDDMETRLQSLQFDKEQMASLAEENQALKLEVEQMQEEAKKAITEQKQKMKRLGSDLTSAQKEMKAKHKAYENAVGILSRRLQESLTAKESAEAELSKLKAQITDGGNNQIAQEKIQALETELQTVSKSKLMLEKELQEVISLTSQELEEYREKVLELEDELQESRGFRRKIKRLEEINKKLALELEHERGKLTGLSQSNAALREHNNILETALAKREADLVQLNLQVQAVLKRKEEEDQQMQQLIQTLQASLEKEKSKVKDLKEQVAAAKADAAHNRRHYKAAFLELNEIKKELQAKELLVQALQAEVDKLQAEDEKHSQEVSQFQQELAEARSQLQLLQKKLDDKLSEQPVVSQEVEDLKWEVEQKEREIETLKQQLDMSEQRSHKELEGMQVVLQNIKTELEMVREDLSVTQKDKFMLQAKVSELKNSMKSLLQQNQQLKLDLKHGKMKKRKGENNSSNPVTPVKIPDCPVPAALLEELLKPSTAVSKEPLKNLNSCLRQLKQEMDSLQRQMEEHTITVHESMSSWTQIEGQLMDLTSTSPATASDQQEIPTVDEKKQNCDVSDREVLTL, encoded by the exons ATGGACACCTCATCTGTCCAGCAGGACATTCTGTTGGATGATAGAAGCAGCAATGGGGTGCCTAACACCTCTGAAGAAGTCGTGGATTGTAAAGCCAAGTTGGACTTGCCAGTTACGAGAGATGAAATTAACA CTACCAGTGTTAACATCAGTGAAGTGCCAAATGAAGAGGAAAGTCTGAAGATAAACATCAAAGTGGATGCCTGCCAGAATGGGCCAGAGTCGCTCTTCCCTGACTCTCCTATATCTTTTGATCCCACCAGCATTCCTCAGGGTCAAGAGTCATCCCCAGGTGTGACTGGTTTCCATGACAGCCTAAGGAAGTCTCAGGGAACTAGTGCTGAGGGCATAGTTCTTAGAAAAGAAGCTTTGCAGTCTCTCAAACTAAGTCTTCCCATGCAAGAAACAGAATTGT GCTCAGCAGAGTCTTCACTCCCATTGGAGAATGAAGAACAAATAAGACTTCAGGCAAGAAGACGGCTAGAAGAGCAGCTCAAACAATATAGAGTGAAGAGACATCAAGAAAGA TCTACATCCAAAAACCGGCCCTCCAGCACACTAGATCCTGAGTTGATGTTAAATCCAGAAATCTTGCCAAGAGCTAGCACTGTAGCAATGACAAAAGAATATTCCTTTTTGCGGACCAGCGTCCCCAGAGGACCCAAACTGGGTAGTTTGGGACTTCCAGCATCCTCAAAAGAGAGAAGAAGTTCAAAATCTTCAAAGTCCAGTAAGATCCGGTCCTTGGCTGACTACAGAAGTGAAGATTCAGACTCTAGAAATGCTACAGGGAGTCTTCTGGCTACTGATTTACCTGGTGGGATgctgaagcaaagcagaagtgGTCCAACATCAGTTGTTTCTGAGATTAGTCTACCCTCCGACACAGATGATCGAATAGAGAATTCCTCCTTGGCAGGAGATAGCATTTCAGAGATTGATGGAAGTGAAGTGGGAATGAGGCTGGATGGAAATGAAAGTGACAGCTCTACCTACAGCAGCGTGTCAGGAAAAGTGGTGTTTAACAGTTTACAGAATGCAGAAGGCAAACAGAGCATTCCATATACAATAAATGGTCAGAAGATACATCCTGATGCCATGGGGCAATTTCCTTCCATCAGTGAGgttctgcaggctgcagcagtggAGCACCAAGCCCAAGAGCAAGAACTTAATGGGGAAGTACGGAGCCGGAGAGACAGTATTTCTAGCAG TGTATCTATGGAAAGCTCTATCGCAGGAACTCATGATGAAATGCTGCAGGTGCTAAAGGAGAAGATGAGACTTGAAGGGCAGCTAGAGGCACTTTCAGTAGAAGCTAATCAG GCTCTCAAAGAGAAGACTGAGCTACAAGCCCAACTTGCAGCTTTGAACATGAAGCTTCAGGCACAGATGGAGCACAGCCAAAACAGCCAACAGAAGCAGGAATCGCTGAGCTCAGAAGTGGCCACATTAAAGCAATCATGCTGGGATCTGGAAAGAGCAATGGCCGACCTGCAAAACACCTTGGAAGCAAAGAATGCTAGTTTGGCTTCTTCAAATAACGATTTGCAGTTGGCAGAGGAGCAGTACCAAAGACTCATGCTGAAGGTTGAAGATATGCAAAAAAGTGTTCTCACCAGAGACAGCACAG tTCATGATCTGCGACAACAGTTGGCTTCCTTACAAAACCAACTTCATAAAGTGCAGTTGGAACGGACCACGCTGACCAATAAGCTAAAGGcatctgaaacagaaatcaCATCGCTCCAAAATGTGCGACAGTGgtaccagcagcagctggtacTCGCTCAGGAGGCTCGTGTCAGGCTGCAGAGTGAGATGGCTAATATACAG gCTGGGCAAATGACCCAAGCAGGTGTGTTGGAACATCTCAAACTAGAGAATGTGGCATTGTCTCAGCAGTTGACTGAAACCCAGCACAGATCAATTAAAGAAAAGGAACGTATTGCGGCACAGTTGCAGAATATTGAG GCTGACATGTTAGATCAAGAAGCTGCCTTCATGCAGATCCAGGAGGCTAAAACCATGGTGGAAGAAGATTTGCAGAGAAAACTAGAGGAGTTTGAGGATGAGAAagaacagcttcagaaaatggcTGATTCTGCAGCAACATTGGAGCAAGAGTTGGATCAG GTCAAGCTGACTTTGCATCAGAGAGATTTGCAGCTTGAATCTTTACAGCAAGAACACCTAGATCTAATGAAGCAATTCACTATGACCCAAGAGACGTTGCACACCAAAGAGCAGTCCCTGGATGACCTGCAAACACAGTACGATGAACTGAAGGCCAGATTAGAAGAGTTCCAGAGTGATGCTACTTCTAAAGATGACACGATACAGTATTTGCAAAATGAGAAGATTGTCTTGGAAGTagctctgcagacagcaaaAGCAAGCCAAGAGCAGCTTGATAAAGGAACAAAACGCCTTGAAGAAGACACGGAAGTAGCATCAGAAGTGTTGGAACAACTGAGGCAAGAAATGGCAATAAAGTCAAGCCAG GTAGAAAATCTTCAACAGGAAAATGTCAGCCTCAGAAAACAGGTTCAAAAGGTGAAGGAACAGTTCCTGCAGCAGAAG GTAATGGTGGAAGCTTATCGAAGAGATGCAAGTTCTAAGGACCAGCTGATTAGCGAATTGAAAGCTACAAAGAAACGTCTAGACTCAGAAGTGAAAGAGTTAAAACGAGAGCTACTGAAAATTCAAGTTGAAAAACAATCACTCGAGTCTGAACATTCGAAACTACAGAAGGAAGTATCTCAGGTTCACCAGCAGATGGTGGAAATAGAAAATCATCTTCAGTCAGTGCAGAAAGAACGAGACGATATGGAAACACGCCTACAG TCTTTGCAGTTCGATAAGGAACAAATGGCATCTCTTGCTGAGGAAAATCAGGCATTAAAACTAGAAGTAGAACAAATGcaagaagaagcaaaaaa GGCCATTActgagcagaaacagaaaatgaagcgTCTAGGGTCAGATCTGACAAGTGCTCAGAAAGAGATGAAAGCAAAGCATAAAGCCTATGAGAATGCAGTCGGCATTCTTAGTCGGAGGCTACAGGAATCCCTCACTGCAAAGGAATCTGCTGAAGCAGAGTTGAGCAAACTAAAAGCACAAATCACTGATGGTGGAAACAACCAGATCGCTCAA GAAAAGATTCAAGCTCTGGAGACAGAATTGCAAACTGTTAGCAAAAGCAAGTTGATGCTGGAAAAAGAGTTGCAAGAAGTGATTTCACTTACCAGCCAGGAGCTTGAAGAATACAGAGAGAAAGTGCTGGAACTAGAGGATGAG CTTCAGGAATCTAGAGGCTTCAGGAGGAAGATAAAACGTTTAGAAGAAATTAACAAGAAGTTGGCCCTTGAACTGGAACATGAACGAGGAAAACTTACAGGCCTTAGTCAGTCAAACGCTGCTTTGCGGGAGCACAACAATATCCTAGAAACTGCTTTAGCAAAAAGAGAGGCAGATTTGGTGCAACTGAATCTACAG GTTCAGGCAGTCCTAAAGCGAAAAGAGGAAGAGGACCAGCAAATGCAACAACTTATTCAAACTTTACAGGCTTccttagagaaagaaaagtcaaaagTTAAAGACCTTAAGGAACAG GTAGCAGCAGCCAAAGCAGATGCAGCACACAATCGCCGTCAttacaaagctgctttccttGAGCTCAATGAAATCAAGAAAGAGCTACAAGCCAAAGAACTCCTTGTCCAAGCCCTTCAGGCTGAAGTGGACAAACTGCA GGCAGAGGATGAGAAACATTCCCAGGAAGTATCACAGTTTCAGCAAGAGCTGGCAGAAGCCAGATCTCAGCTCCaacttctgcagaaaaagctgGATGACAAGCTTAGTGAACAGCCTGTAGTAAGCCAAGAG gtGGAAGACCTCAAGTGGGAAgtagaacaaaaagaaagagaaatagaaacacTTAAGCAGCAGTTGGATATGAGTGAACAGCGCAGCCATAAGGAATTAGAAGGGATGCAAGTTGTCCTACAG AATATCAAGACTGAGTTAGAAATGGTGAGAGAAGATCTGTCAGTGACTCAGAAGGATAAGTTTATGCTGCAGGCTAAAGTGAGTGAACTGAAGAACAGTATGAAGTCACTGctgcagcaaaaccagcagctgAAGTTGGATCTGAAGCACGGCAAGATGAAGAAG aggaaaggagagaataACTCTTCAAATCCTGTGACTCCAGTCAAGATTCCTGATTGTCCGGTCCCTGCTGCCTTGCTGGAAGAATTGTTGAAACCATCAACAGCTGTGAGCAAGGAGCctttaaaaaatctgaacagCTGTCTCCGGCAACTTAA GCAAGAAATGGACAGTCTTCAGCGTCAGATGGAGGAACACACCATTACAGTACATGAATCAATGTCTTCATGGACTCAGATTGAGGGGCAGCTAATGGACCTTACTTCCACCAGTCCTGCAACTGCATCAGACCAGCAGGAGATTCCTACTGtagatgaaaagaaacagaattgcGATGTTAGTGACAGGGAAGTTTTGACACTATAA
- the GOLGA3 gene encoding golgin subfamily A member 3 isoform X2 has product MDTSSVQQDILLDDRSSNGVPNTSEEVVDCKAKLDLPVTRDEINTTSVNISEVPNEEESLKINIKVDACQNGPESLFPDSPISFDPTSIPQGQESSPGSAESSLPLENEEQIRLQARRRLEEQLKQYRVKRHQERSTSKNRPSSTLDPELMLNPEILPRASTVAMTKEYSFLRTSVPRGPKLGSLGLPASSKERRSSKSSKSSKIRSLADYRSEDSDSRNATGSLLATDLPGGMLKQSRSGPTSVVSEISLPSDTDDRIENSSLAGDSISEIDGSEVGMRLDGNESDSSTYSSVSGKVVFNSLQNAEGKQSIPYTINGQKIHPDAMGQFPSISEVLQAAAVEHQAQEQELNGEVRSRRDSISSSVSMESSIAGTHDEMLQVLKEKMRLEGQLEALSVEANQALKEKTELQAQLAALNMKLQAQMEHSQNSQQKQESLSSEVATLKQSCWDLERAMADLQNTLEAKNASLASSNNDLQLAEEQYQRLMLKVEDMQKSVLTRDSTVHDLRQQLASLQNQLHKVQLERTTLTNKLKASETEITSLQNVRQWYQQQLVLAQEARVRLQSEMANIQAGQMTQAGVLEHLKLENVALSQQLTETQHRSIKEKERIAAQLQNIEADMLDQEAAFMQIQEAKTMVEEDLQRKLEEFEDEKEQLQKMADSAATLEQELDQVKLTLHQRDLQLESLQQEHLDLMKQFTMTQETLHTKEQSLDDLQTQYDELKARLEEFQSDATSKDDTIQYLQNEKIVLEVALQTAKASQEQLDKGTKRLEEDTEVASEVLEQLRQEMAIKSSQVENLQQENVSLRKQVQKVKEQFLQQKVMVEAYRRDASSKDQLISELKATKKRLDSEVKELKRELLKIQVEKQSLESEHSKLQKEVSQVHQQMVEIENHLQSVQKERDDMETRLQSLQFDKEQMASLAEENQALKLEVEQMQEEAKKAITEQKQKMKRLGSDLTSAQKEMKAKHKAYENAVGILSRRLQESLTAKESAEAELSKLKAQITDGGNNQIAQEKIQALETELQTVSKSKLMLEKELQEVISLTSQELEEYREKVLELEDELQESRGFRRKIKRLEEINKKLALELEHERGKLTGLSQSNAALREHNNILETALAKREADLVQLNLQVQAVLKRKEEEDQQMQQLIQTLQASLEKEKSKVKDLKEQVAAAKADAAHNRRHYKAAFLELNEIKKELQAKELLVQALQAEVDKLQAEDEKHSQEVSQFQQELAEARSQLQLLQKKLDDKLSEQPVVSQEVEDLKWEVEQKEREIETLKQQLDMSEQRSHKELEGMQVVLQNIKTELEMVREDLSVTQKDKFMLQAKVSELKNSMKSLLQQNQQLKLDLKHGKMKKRKGENNSSNPVTPVKIPDCPVPAALLEELLKPSTAVSKEPLKNLNSCLRQLKQEMDSLQRQMEEHTITVHESMSSWTQIEGQLMDLTSTSPATASDQQEIPTVDEKKQNCDVSDREVLTL; this is encoded by the exons ATGGACACCTCATCTGTCCAGCAGGACATTCTGTTGGATGATAGAAGCAGCAATGGGGTGCCTAACACCTCTGAAGAAGTCGTGGATTGTAAAGCCAAGTTGGACTTGCCAGTTACGAGAGATGAAATTAACA CTACCAGTGTTAACATCAGTGAAGTGCCAAATGAAGAGGAAAGTCTGAAGATAAACATCAAAGTGGATGCCTGCCAGAATGGGCCAGAGTCGCTCTTCCCTGACTCTCCTATATCTTTTGATCCCACCAGCATTCCTCAGGGTCAAGAGTCATCCCCAG GCTCAGCAGAGTCTTCACTCCCATTGGAGAATGAAGAACAAATAAGACTTCAGGCAAGAAGACGGCTAGAAGAGCAGCTCAAACAATATAGAGTGAAGAGACATCAAGAAAGA TCTACATCCAAAAACCGGCCCTCCAGCACACTAGATCCTGAGTTGATGTTAAATCCAGAAATCTTGCCAAGAGCTAGCACTGTAGCAATGACAAAAGAATATTCCTTTTTGCGGACCAGCGTCCCCAGAGGACCCAAACTGGGTAGTTTGGGACTTCCAGCATCCTCAAAAGAGAGAAGAAGTTCAAAATCTTCAAAGTCCAGTAAGATCCGGTCCTTGGCTGACTACAGAAGTGAAGATTCAGACTCTAGAAATGCTACAGGGAGTCTTCTGGCTACTGATTTACCTGGTGGGATgctgaagcaaagcagaagtgGTCCAACATCAGTTGTTTCTGAGATTAGTCTACCCTCCGACACAGATGATCGAATAGAGAATTCCTCCTTGGCAGGAGATAGCATTTCAGAGATTGATGGAAGTGAAGTGGGAATGAGGCTGGATGGAAATGAAAGTGACAGCTCTACCTACAGCAGCGTGTCAGGAAAAGTGGTGTTTAACAGTTTACAGAATGCAGAAGGCAAACAGAGCATTCCATATACAATAAATGGTCAGAAGATACATCCTGATGCCATGGGGCAATTTCCTTCCATCAGTGAGgttctgcaggctgcagcagtggAGCACCAAGCCCAAGAGCAAGAACTTAATGGGGAAGTACGGAGCCGGAGAGACAGTATTTCTAGCAG TGTATCTATGGAAAGCTCTATCGCAGGAACTCATGATGAAATGCTGCAGGTGCTAAAGGAGAAGATGAGACTTGAAGGGCAGCTAGAGGCACTTTCAGTAGAAGCTAATCAG GCTCTCAAAGAGAAGACTGAGCTACAAGCCCAACTTGCAGCTTTGAACATGAAGCTTCAGGCACAGATGGAGCACAGCCAAAACAGCCAACAGAAGCAGGAATCGCTGAGCTCAGAAGTGGCCACATTAAAGCAATCATGCTGGGATCTGGAAAGAGCAATGGCCGACCTGCAAAACACCTTGGAAGCAAAGAATGCTAGTTTGGCTTCTTCAAATAACGATTTGCAGTTGGCAGAGGAGCAGTACCAAAGACTCATGCTGAAGGTTGAAGATATGCAAAAAAGTGTTCTCACCAGAGACAGCACAG tTCATGATCTGCGACAACAGTTGGCTTCCTTACAAAACCAACTTCATAAAGTGCAGTTGGAACGGACCACGCTGACCAATAAGCTAAAGGcatctgaaacagaaatcaCATCGCTCCAAAATGTGCGACAGTGgtaccagcagcagctggtacTCGCTCAGGAGGCTCGTGTCAGGCTGCAGAGTGAGATGGCTAATATACAG gCTGGGCAAATGACCCAAGCAGGTGTGTTGGAACATCTCAAACTAGAGAATGTGGCATTGTCTCAGCAGTTGACTGAAACCCAGCACAGATCAATTAAAGAAAAGGAACGTATTGCGGCACAGTTGCAGAATATTGAG GCTGACATGTTAGATCAAGAAGCTGCCTTCATGCAGATCCAGGAGGCTAAAACCATGGTGGAAGAAGATTTGCAGAGAAAACTAGAGGAGTTTGAGGATGAGAAagaacagcttcagaaaatggcTGATTCTGCAGCAACATTGGAGCAAGAGTTGGATCAG GTCAAGCTGACTTTGCATCAGAGAGATTTGCAGCTTGAATCTTTACAGCAAGAACACCTAGATCTAATGAAGCAATTCACTATGACCCAAGAGACGTTGCACACCAAAGAGCAGTCCCTGGATGACCTGCAAACACAGTACGATGAACTGAAGGCCAGATTAGAAGAGTTCCAGAGTGATGCTACTTCTAAAGATGACACGATACAGTATTTGCAAAATGAGAAGATTGTCTTGGAAGTagctctgcagacagcaaaAGCAAGCCAAGAGCAGCTTGATAAAGGAACAAAACGCCTTGAAGAAGACACGGAAGTAGCATCAGAAGTGTTGGAACAACTGAGGCAAGAAATGGCAATAAAGTCAAGCCAG GTAGAAAATCTTCAACAGGAAAATGTCAGCCTCAGAAAACAGGTTCAAAAGGTGAAGGAACAGTTCCTGCAGCAGAAG GTAATGGTGGAAGCTTATCGAAGAGATGCAAGTTCTAAGGACCAGCTGATTAGCGAATTGAAAGCTACAAAGAAACGTCTAGACTCAGAAGTGAAAGAGTTAAAACGAGAGCTACTGAAAATTCAAGTTGAAAAACAATCACTCGAGTCTGAACATTCGAAACTACAGAAGGAAGTATCTCAGGTTCACCAGCAGATGGTGGAAATAGAAAATCATCTTCAGTCAGTGCAGAAAGAACGAGACGATATGGAAACACGCCTACAG TCTTTGCAGTTCGATAAGGAACAAATGGCATCTCTTGCTGAGGAAAATCAGGCATTAAAACTAGAAGTAGAACAAATGcaagaagaagcaaaaaa GGCCATTActgagcagaaacagaaaatgaagcgTCTAGGGTCAGATCTGACAAGTGCTCAGAAAGAGATGAAAGCAAAGCATAAAGCCTATGAGAATGCAGTCGGCATTCTTAGTCGGAGGCTACAGGAATCCCTCACTGCAAAGGAATCTGCTGAAGCAGAGTTGAGCAAACTAAAAGCACAAATCACTGATGGTGGAAACAACCAGATCGCTCAA GAAAAGATTCAAGCTCTGGAGACAGAATTGCAAACTGTTAGCAAAAGCAAGTTGATGCTGGAAAAAGAGTTGCAAGAAGTGATTTCACTTACCAGCCAGGAGCTTGAAGAATACAGAGAGAAAGTGCTGGAACTAGAGGATGAG CTTCAGGAATCTAGAGGCTTCAGGAGGAAGATAAAACGTTTAGAAGAAATTAACAAGAAGTTGGCCCTTGAACTGGAACATGAACGAGGAAAACTTACAGGCCTTAGTCAGTCAAACGCTGCTTTGCGGGAGCACAACAATATCCTAGAAACTGCTTTAGCAAAAAGAGAGGCAGATTTGGTGCAACTGAATCTACAG GTTCAGGCAGTCCTAAAGCGAAAAGAGGAAGAGGACCAGCAAATGCAACAACTTATTCAAACTTTACAGGCTTccttagagaaagaaaagtcaaaagTTAAAGACCTTAAGGAACAG GTAGCAGCAGCCAAAGCAGATGCAGCACACAATCGCCGTCAttacaaagctgctttccttGAGCTCAATGAAATCAAGAAAGAGCTACAAGCCAAAGAACTCCTTGTCCAAGCCCTTCAGGCTGAAGTGGACAAACTGCA GGCAGAGGATGAGAAACATTCCCAGGAAGTATCACAGTTTCAGCAAGAGCTGGCAGAAGCCAGATCTCAGCTCCaacttctgcagaaaaagctgGATGACAAGCTTAGTGAACAGCCTGTAGTAAGCCAAGAG gtGGAAGACCTCAAGTGGGAAgtagaacaaaaagaaagagaaatagaaacacTTAAGCAGCAGTTGGATATGAGTGAACAGCGCAGCCATAAGGAATTAGAAGGGATGCAAGTTGTCCTACAG AATATCAAGACTGAGTTAGAAATGGTGAGAGAAGATCTGTCAGTGACTCAGAAGGATAAGTTTATGCTGCAGGCTAAAGTGAGTGAACTGAAGAACAGTATGAAGTCACTGctgcagcaaaaccagcagctgAAGTTGGATCTGAAGCACGGCAAGATGAAGAAG aggaaaggagagaataACTCTTCAAATCCTGTGACTCCAGTCAAGATTCCTGATTGTCCGGTCCCTGCTGCCTTGCTGGAAGAATTGTTGAAACCATCAACAGCTGTGAGCAAGGAGCctttaaaaaatctgaacagCTGTCTCCGGCAACTTAA GCAAGAAATGGACAGTCTTCAGCGTCAGATGGAGGAACACACCATTACAGTACATGAATCAATGTCTTCATGGACTCAGATTGAGGGGCAGCTAATGGACCTTACTTCCACCAGTCCTGCAACTGCATCAGACCAGCAGGAGATTCCTACTGtagatgaaaagaaacagaattgcGATGTTAGTGACAGGGAAGTTTTGACACTATAA